From Planctomycetia bacterium, a single genomic window includes:
- a CDS encoding FKBP-type peptidyl-prolyl cis-trans isomerase yields the protein MKRIHTVAVACLALIGSTAVLVLAQEPAAPASTAPQLPDLKSKVSYIIGQNMGKQMAKDKMEIDMATFTAGLKDGLAGAKSALSDAEMQAVIKEFSEAQQLKENAQLKEQSEKNNAEGAAFLAANGKKEGVKTLESGVQYKVVKEGTGATPKLTDTVTTHYKGTLLDGKVFDSSYERGQPATFPVNGVIPGWTEILQKMKVGDKWEIYIPGSRAYGLRGTPDGSIGPNALLTFEIELIAVEAGK from the coding sequence ATGAAACGTATCCATACGGTCGCCGTCGCATGTTTGGCGTTGATCGGCTCGACCGCAGTTCTCGTCTTGGCTCAAGAGCCGGCCGCTCCCGCGAGCACCGCTCCGCAATTGCCCGATCTTAAGTCGAAGGTCAGCTATATCATCGGCCAGAACATGGGCAAGCAGATGGCGAAGGATAAGATGGAAATCGACATGGCAACGTTCACCGCCGGCCTGAAAGACGGCCTCGCCGGGGCGAAGTCGGCCTTGAGCGATGCCGAGATGCAAGCCGTGATCAAAGAGTTCAGCGAAGCGCAACAACTGAAGGAAAACGCTCAACTCAAAGAACAAAGCGAGAAGAACAACGCGGAAGGCGCCGCATTCTTAGCCGCCAACGGGAAGAAAGAAGGGGTCAAGACGCTCGAAAGCGGCGTGCAATATAAGGTCGTCAAGGAAGGGACCGGCGCCACGCCCAAGCTGACCGACACCGTAACCACGCACTACAAGGGAACGCTGCTCGACGGCAAAGTGTTCGATAGCTCGTACGAGCGAGGCCAACCCGCTACGTTCCCCGTCAACGGCGTGATCCCAGGCTGGACCGAGATCCTGCAAAAGATGAAGGTCGGCGATAAGTGGGAGATCTACATCCCCGGCAGTCGCGCTTACGGACTCCGCGGCACACCGGACGGCAGCATCGGCCCGAACGCCCTCCTGACGTTCGAGATCGAACTCATCGCCGTGGAAGCCGGCAAGTAA
- a CDS encoding antibiotic biosynthesis monooxygenase has translation MIHVLATIELAVDARDAFLAAFHALMPLVHAEDGCIEYGPAVDLKTSLGAQIPLRPNVVTVVEKWRDLPALEAHIGAPHMLAYRENVKKLVLGTKLQVLEPA, from the coding sequence GTGATCCATGTTCTTGCCACGATCGAGCTCGCCGTGGACGCTCGCGATGCGTTTCTGGCCGCGTTTCATGCCCTGATGCCGCTCGTGCATGCGGAAGACGGTTGTATCGAATACGGCCCGGCGGTCGACCTCAAGACTTCCCTGGGTGCGCAGATCCCGCTCCGGCCGAACGTGGTAACGGTCGTCGAGAAATGGCGCGATTTACCCGCTTTGGAAGCGCATATCGGCGCTCCGCACATGCTCGCTTACCGCGAAAACGTGAAAAAGCTCGTGCTCGGCACGAAGCTGCAGGTTCTAGAACCGGCCTAG
- the hisD gene encoding histidinol dehydrogenase, translated as MTDALKIRRIDTREGNSLAALDELRARLSPRGDIVSEAGRKKTIEVFGEPLSPRQVVERICGDVRTKGLPALLDYTRKLDRAELTAATMRVSPGELKAAHAAVEPEFLASVRRIRRNILDFQEAILHRDVRIERPHSGYLRQRYLPLARVGLCVPGGAASYPSTVLMTAVPAQAAGVPNIAVVAPPTKFGAESPYIRATCHELGITELYRIGGAQGVAALAYGVEGIERVDKIVGPGNSFVALAKQHVFGDVDIDSIAGPSEVVVIADETARADFIASDMLAQAEHSPGSSILLTWDAKVLEATQQELERQLTTLERGDLARAALEEYGLMILVRDSDEACRLADLIAPEHLHLDVAEPEPLLEKIPHAGAAFLGHYAPVAVGDYAAGPSHVLPTGGTARFASGLCANDFLRRTSVISVTKEGLNDLADDVRRLADVEGLTAHRSSIDVRLRPRNDE; from the coding sequence ATGACCGACGCACTAAAGATCCGCAGGATAGACACTCGCGAAGGAAACTCGCTCGCCGCGCTCGATGAACTTCGCGCGCGCTTGAGCCCGCGCGGCGACATTGTGAGCGAGGCCGGACGGAAGAAGACGATCGAAGTCTTCGGCGAGCCGCTGTCGCCGCGGCAAGTGGTCGAGCGAATCTGCGGCGATGTTCGGACCAAGGGTTTGCCCGCGCTGCTCGACTACACGCGCAAGCTCGACCGCGCAGAGCTGACTGCCGCAACGATGCGCGTCTCGCCGGGCGAACTCAAAGCGGCACACGCTGCCGTCGAGCCGGAGTTTCTCGCTTCGGTCCGTCGCATTCGCCGTAACATTCTCGATTTCCAAGAGGCGATCCTGCATCGCGATGTGCGCATCGAGCGCCCGCATAGCGGATATCTACGGCAGCGCTATTTGCCCCTGGCGCGCGTCGGGCTCTGCGTGCCGGGCGGGGCGGCTTCGTATCCGTCGACCGTGCTCATGACGGCGGTTCCCGCGCAAGCGGCCGGCGTGCCGAACATCGCGGTCGTCGCACCGCCGACGAAGTTCGGGGCCGAGAGTCCGTATATCCGCGCGACCTGCCATGAGCTCGGCATCACCGAACTCTATCGAATCGGCGGTGCGCAGGGAGTCGCGGCGCTGGCGTATGGGGTCGAAGGAATCGAGCGCGTCGATAAGATCGTCGGGCCGGGGAACTCGTTCGTTGCGCTCGCGAAGCAGCATGTCTTCGGCGACGTCGACATCGATTCGATCGCCGGCCCGAGCGAAGTCGTCGTCATCGCCGACGAGACGGCCCGTGCCGATTTCATCGCTTCCGACATGCTCGCGCAGGCCGAGCACTCGCCTGGCTCCAGCATCTTGCTCACGTGGGATGCGAAAGTCTTGGAAGCGACGCAACAGGAACTCGAACGGCAACTCACGACGCTCGAACGAGGCGACTTGGCCCGAGCGGCGCTCGAAGAATACGGCTTGATGATCCTCGTGCGCGATTCCGACGAAGCCTGCCGCTTAGCCGATCTCATCGCGCCGGAACACTTGCACCTCGACGTCGCCGAGCCCGAGCCGTTGCTGGAGAAGATTCCGCACGCAGGGGCGGCGTTTCTCGGCCACTATGCGCCGGTCGCCGTCGGCGACTATGCGGCCGGGCCTTCGCATGTGCTCCCCACGGGCGGCACGGCCCGATTTGCGAGTGGCCTCTGTGCGAATGATTTTCTCCGCCGCACCAGCGTCATCAGCGTAACCAAAGAAGGACTCAACGACTTGGCCGACGACGTGCGTCGCCTCGCCGACGTAGAAGGGCTGACGGCTCATCGCAGCTCGATCGACGTCAGGCTGCGCCCGCGTAATGACGAATGA
- a CDS encoding ABC transporter permease subunit, with protein sequence MPNPVLQRELVAHLRSPKAFAMQTAFVLLLGAIVVAAWPAERKIDMTNPYAARQLINLFFIAQFLLASLTAPAFAAGALTGEKERKSYEMLLASALRPSQIVWGKWLASVAPSLLLIVSSLPIVMLCLPLGGVSFYEVAAAYATLVAAIACFSLISLLASAFFARTTAALVTSYLVVLPLALGGLLLWLTFGTGNAEARLILFICIVPPTTAGLLYFLFSLVTRRLWYPSDIGSEGREIVDEKQELREAVGLVLRRDEFPDRLFAPPKRIDILPDGVNPVLDKELRSELFSQGTLMLRLVIQISLLLAVPMMGACLYFRPPWAPWYIAYVLLFNMLVGPVFSAGSVSSERERRTLDLLLVTTLSPGQILWGKLFSGLRISTVLTMFLMWPLVLACLMVPEYYGNLPTFALMFVLVAATCAFTSIVSLFCSVCFQKSNVSLTVAYLSIACLFLLGPAADYFGRSFFPETVLAQVLHALTAISPFSAAFSLPLEMSLLTKESRLADWPIFLGHLAFQAIFLALLLKLMMLIFRNRYDAAGGI encoded by the coding sequence ATGCCTAATCCCGTTCTTCAACGCGAACTCGTCGCCCATTTGCGCTCGCCGAAGGCGTTTGCGATGCAGACGGCGTTCGTGTTGCTGCTCGGTGCGATCGTCGTCGCGGCGTGGCCGGCCGAGCGCAAGATCGACATGACGAATCCGTATGCCGCGCGGCAACTGATCAACTTGTTTTTCATTGCTCAATTCTTGCTCGCTTCGTTGACGGCGCCCGCCTTCGCCGCCGGCGCATTGACCGGCGAGAAGGAACGAAAGAGCTACGAAATGCTGCTGGCTTCGGCCTTGCGACCCTCACAAATCGTGTGGGGAAAATGGTTGGCCTCGGTTGCGCCGTCGCTCTTGCTCATCGTGTCGTCGCTGCCGATCGTGATGCTCTGCCTGCCGCTCGGCGGGGTGTCGTTCTATGAAGTCGCCGCGGCCTACGCGACCTTGGTCGCCGCGATCGCGTGCTTCTCGCTCATCAGCTTACTGGCGAGCGCCTTCTTCGCGCGCACGACCGCGGCGCTCGTAACGTCGTATCTCGTCGTCTTGCCTCTAGCGCTCGGCGGTCTGCTACTGTGGCTGACGTTCGGCACAGGCAACGCCGAAGCGCGCTTGATCCTCTTCATTTGCATCGTTCCGCCGACGACTGCCGGCCTGCTTTATTTCTTGTTCTCGCTCGTCACGCGCAGGCTTTGGTATCCGTCGGATATCGGCAGCGAAGGACGCGAGATCGTCGATGAAAAGCAAGAGCTACGTGAAGCGGTCGGGCTCGTTTTACGGCGCGATGAATTTCCCGATCGGTTGTTCGCTCCGCCGAAGCGCATCGACATTCTGCCCGACGGCGTGAACCCGGTTCTCGACAAGGAACTTCGGAGCGAGCTTTTCAGTCAAGGGACGTTGATGCTCCGGCTGGTGATTCAGATCAGCCTGCTGTTGGCCGTGCCGATGATGGGAGCCTGTCTCTATTTCCGTCCCCCCTGGGCACCATGGTACATCGCTTACGTGCTCCTCTTCAACATGCTGGTCGGCCCCGTCTTTTCCGCCGGCAGCGTTTCCAGCGAGCGCGAACGCCGAACGCTCGACTTACTTCTGGTTACGACATTATCGCCCGGGCAGATTCTCTGGGGAAAACTTTTCAGTGGGCTTCGCATCTCGACCGTGCTGACGATGTTTCTCATGTGGCCGCTCGTGCTCGCATGCCTCATGGTGCCGGAGTACTACGGAAATCTTCCGACGTTTGCGCTGATGTTCGTGCTCGTCGCGGCGACCTGCGCGTTCACCTCCATCGTCTCGTTGTTTTGTTCGGTTTGTTTTCAGAAGTCGAACGTCAGCCTAACGGTCGCTTATTTATCGATCGCGTGCTTGTTCCTGCTGGGGCCTGCCGCCGATTACTTCGGCCGCTCGTTCTTCCCCGAGACGGTGCTCGCTCAAGTGCTTCATGCTCTGACGGCGATCAGCCCTTTCAGCGCGGCCTTTAGCCTACCGCTGGAAATGAGTTTGCTCACTAAAGAAAGCCGTCTTGCCGATTGGCCGATTTTTCTCGGCCATCTCGCCTTCCAAGCGATCTTTCTCGCGCTACTGCTCAAGCTGATGATGCTGATCTTCCGCAATCGCTACGATGCGGCCGGAGGCATCTAG
- the tatC gene encoding twin-arginine translocase subunit TatC produces MPAKKSDDDLFAETTMTFGEHLEELRVCLWRAIVGLVIGTIGGFFLGDYVVAMIERPLKIALKDYYRTAAEAEYEKWSQEQTAIGRPIPYTLDEVKRIARPQLKEEKELIFELEFVHPSTLQDSLDSLRIPAAAKPGGGEDATKTTEANPTDLVPGDVKKVKPDEPKAADGKTPEEPPSRYNRANLAPLLLWHPLDSDPRFKLQGTGVSEVFTVWLKAALVVGVLVSSPWVFYQIWMFVASGLYPTERKYVYMFLPFSLGLFFLGAATAYLFVFEPVLNFLLGFNQSLGIDPDPKISEWLGFVLLLPLGFGVSFQLPLVMLFLERIGVLSVNVFLEKWRIAVLVIFVISAILTPADPYSIFLMALPLTVLYFLGILLAKYLPKN; encoded by the coding sequence ATGCCCGCCAAGAAGTCCGACGACGACCTTTTCGCCGAAACGACGATGACCTTCGGGGAACACCTCGAAGAGTTGCGAGTTTGCCTCTGGAGGGCGATCGTCGGGCTGGTGATCGGCACGATCGGCGGTTTTTTCTTAGGCGACTACGTCGTCGCGATGATCGAACGGCCGCTCAAGATCGCCTTGAAGGACTACTACCGCACCGCTGCGGAAGCGGAATACGAAAAGTGGTCGCAAGAACAAACCGCCATCGGCAGACCGATTCCTTACACCTTAGACGAGGTTAAGAGGATCGCTCGACCGCAACTCAAAGAGGAAAAAGAGCTGATCTTCGAGTTGGAATTCGTCCATCCCTCGACGCTTCAAGACTCGCTCGACTCGCTGCGAATTCCTGCGGCGGCCAAGCCGGGAGGGGGCGAAGACGCCACTAAGACCACGGAAGCGAACCCTACGGATCTCGTTCCCGGCGACGTGAAAAAGGTGAAGCCGGATGAGCCGAAGGCTGCCGATGGGAAGACGCCTGAGGAACCGCCGTCGCGCTACAACCGTGCGAACTTAGCGCCGCTCTTGCTCTGGCACCCGCTCGATAGCGATCCACGGTTCAAGCTGCAAGGAACCGGCGTGAGCGAAGTGTTCACCGTCTGGCTTAAGGCCGCGCTCGTCGTCGGCGTGCTCGTCTCAAGCCCTTGGGTCTTCTATCAGATCTGGATGTTCGTCGCCTCGGGCCTTTACCCGACGGAGCGAAAATACGTTTACATGTTCTTACCGTTCAGCCTGGGGCTCTTCTTTCTCGGGGCCGCGACTGCCTATCTGTTCGTCTTCGAGCCGGTGTTGAACTTCTTGCTCGGCTTCAATCAGTCGCTCGGGATCGATCCCGACCCAAAGATCAGCGAATGGCTCGGCTTCGTGCTGCTGTTGCCGCTTGGGTTCGGCGTGAGCTTTCAGTTGCCGCTGGTGATGCTGTTTCTCGAGCGTATCGGGGTCCTCTCCGTCAACGTGTTTTTGGAGAAGTGGCGCATCGCCGTGCTCGTCATCTTCGTCATCTCGGCGATCCTGACGCCGGCCGATCCCTACAGCATCTTCCTGATGGCGCTGCCGCTGACCGTGCTGTACTTCTTAGGCATTTTGTTGGCGAAGTATCTGCCGAAGAATTAA
- the hisB gene encoding imidazoleglycerol-phosphate dehydratase HisB produces MLRQAHIQRKTAETEIDLELTLDGSGKADIQTGVGFIDHMLTLFAKHGALDLKVRCSGDLHVDQHHTVEDVGICLGQAIRSSLGDKAGIRRYGHFTLPMEETLVTTAIDLSGRYYLVFNSPFPTQKIGDFDTELVEDFWQALAANGLCNLHVILHHGRNSHHISEAIFKCAARALRMAVERDERTTGVPSTKGTLNS; encoded by the coding sequence ATGCTTCGCCAAGCCCACATCCAACGTAAGACCGCCGAAACCGAGATCGACCTCGAACTCACGCTCGACGGTTCCGGCAAAGCCGACATTCAGACAGGCGTCGGTTTTATCGACCACATGCTTACGTTGTTCGCCAAGCACGGCGCGCTCGATTTGAAAGTGCGCTGCTCGGGCGATCTACATGTCGACCAGCATCACACGGTCGAAGACGTCGGTATCTGCCTCGGCCAAGCGATTCGTTCGTCGCTCGGCGACAAGGCCGGCATCCGGCGCTACGGCCACTTCACGTTGCCGATGGAAGAGACGCTCGTCACGACCGCGATCGATCTCAGCGGCCGCTATTATCTCGTCTTCAATTCGCCGTTTCCCACGCAGAAGATCGGCGACTTCGACACCGAACTCGTCGAAGACTTTTGGCAAGCGCTGGCGGCGAACGGGCTGTGCAACTTGCACGTCATCCTGCACCACGGTCGCAATAGCCACCACATCAGCGAAGCGATCTTCAAGTGCGCGGCGCGAGCTTTGCGCATGGCCGTCGAACGAGACGAACGAACGACCGGCGTGCCTTCAACGAAGGGCACGCTTAACAGCTAA
- a CDS encoding UvrB/UvrC motif-containing protein, whose protein sequence is MKCQKCEKPATFHITELAGGKPKELHLCEEHARDYLAENDAAEEAAPAGESLSQQLAVGQTVEQLAKLDKQACPVCGITFFDFRSKGRLGCSHDYVCFEKELEPLLVNIHGETTHTGKRPKRSQGNTDRLTDLIRLRKELKTAVQAEDYEKATKIRDEVRRLEGERKQT, encoded by the coding sequence ATGAAGTGTCAGAAGTGCGAAAAGCCTGCGACCTTTCACATTACCGAGCTTGCCGGCGGTAAGCCGAAGGAACTGCACCTCTGCGAAGAGCATGCCCGCGACTATCTCGCGGAGAACGATGCCGCGGAAGAAGCTGCCCCGGCCGGCGAATCGCTGTCGCAGCAACTAGCAGTCGGGCAGACGGTCGAGCAACTCGCCAAACTCGATAAGCAAGCCTGCCCAGTATGCGGGATCACGTTCTTCGATTTCCGCAGCAAAGGCCGACTCGGCTGCTCGCACGACTACGTCTGCTTCGAGAAAGAGTTGGAGCCGCTGTTGGTAAACATCCACGGCGAGACGACGCACACCGGCAAACGCCCGAAGCGTTCGCAAGGCAACACGGATCGCCTGACCGACTTGATCCGGTTGCGTAAGGAATTAAAGACCGCCGTGCAGGCGGAAGACTACGAGAAGGCCACGAAGATTCGCGACGAAGTGCGACGCTTGGAAGGGGAGCGCAAGCAAACCTGA
- a CDS encoding ABC transporter ATP-binding protein, with amino-acid sequence MIELHNFTKRYGDFEAVDDLNIKIEPGELFGFIGPNGAGKSTTIRFLVTLLRATSGAGQVAGFDVAKQPMEVRRNIGYMPDVFGVYDGMKVWEFLDFFAAAYQIPAVDRKRIINDVMELLDIGGKRDAYVNSLSRGMTQRLCLAKTLVHDPPVLILDEPTSGLDPRARLEVKALLRELRRMGKTILIASHILTELADCCTSIGIIERGKLLLHGPIDDVYRRIQRNRRVEIRFATNQERGEAILRSSRGLVDLRVEGNRALLEIGATETELAEIVDEFAREGVRFHSFADLEPTLEDVFMLVTKGAVN; translated from the coding sequence ATGATCGAACTCCATAACTTCACGAAACGCTACGGCGACTTCGAAGCGGTCGACGACTTGAACATCAAGATCGAGCCGGGAGAGTTGTTCGGTTTCATCGGTCCGAACGGCGCTGGAAAGAGCACGACGATCCGTTTCCTCGTCACGCTGCTGCGCGCGACCTCCGGCGCAGGGCAAGTCGCGGGCTTCGATGTCGCCAAGCAGCCCATGGAAGTTCGCCGCAACATCGGCTACATGCCCGACGTGTTCGGCGTTTACGATGGGATGAAGGTCTGGGAATTCCTCGACTTCTTCGCCGCGGCGTACCAGATTCCCGCCGTCGACCGAAAGCGGATCATCAACGACGTCATGGAACTGCTCGACATCGGCGGTAAGCGCGACGCCTACGTCAACAGCCTGTCGCGCGGCATGACCCAGCGCCTTTGCCTCGCGAAGACCCTCGTTCACGATCCCCCTGTGCTCATCCTCGACGAACCGACGAGCGGTCTCGATCCTCGAGCGCGCCTCGAAGTGAAGGCGCTGTTGCGCGAACTGCGGCGCATGGGAAAAACGATTCTCATCGCAAGCCACATCCTGACCGAGCTCGCCGACTGCTGCACGTCGATCGGCATCATCGAGCGCGGCAAGCTCTTGCTGCACGGCCCGATCGACGACGTCTATCGGCGGATTCAGCGCAACCGGCGGGTCGAGATTCGTTTCGCGACGAACCAAGAGCGCGGCGAAGCGATTCTGCGCAGTAGCCGTGGCTTGGTCGATCTACGGGTCGAAGGGAATCGCGCGCTGCTGGAAATCGGAGCGACGGAAACGGAGCTTGCGGAAATCGTCGATGAGTTTGCCCGCGAAGGGGTGCGGTTCCACTCCTTCGCCGACCTGGAACCGACCCTTGAAGATGTCTTCATGCTCGTCACGAAGGGAGCGGTTAACTAA
- a CDS encoding HD-GYP domain-containing protein: MDAHFYAPAIMLRVAVENIEAGMILARPIPLPTSPHRYLLQRDIEIPLDLKPRLKQLGIHEVWVRCRDLEFLENVIDEELCEQQRQLYCQVRKNFEGVMRNAVVEIDLSHFQSSISGLFHFLKNSTFGSVMLQKLDAFDNYLMSHSTNVCYVALLVGMRLERYLIQERSLLQPRDAKDLRHLGLGCLLHDIGKMRIPSEILNKPGRLTAEEYEIMKSHPTVGYEMLHGQAPPAAAQVVLHHHQRWDGKGYPERVDQRTGEKLPPMVGRQVPIFCRIATMADIYDAATSKRIYSDAKPSVQVLHEMRTVCRGAFDPLVEQAFYEVIPPFPIGQTVSLSNGIEAVVVDFNPRQPVSPKVQCMRTPTGERFANPTEEEIDLALYPDIDIVSVNGVDVRPFLDIQRARPINQLDPMLV, translated from the coding sequence ATGGATGCGCACTTTTATGCGCCGGCGATTATGTTACGCGTAGCGGTCGAAAATATCGAAGCAGGCATGATCTTGGCGCGGCCGATACCGCTGCCGACGTCGCCGCATCGTTATTTACTGCAACGCGACATCGAAATCCCGCTCGACTTGAAGCCCCGGCTCAAGCAACTCGGCATCCACGAGGTTTGGGTCCGCTGCCGCGATCTCGAATTTCTCGAAAACGTGATCGACGAAGAGCTTTGCGAACAGCAACGTCAGCTCTATTGCCAGGTCCGTAAGAACTTCGAAGGAGTGATGCGGAATGCGGTCGTCGAAATCGACCTCTCGCATTTCCAAAGCTCGATCTCGGGCCTGTTCCATTTTCTCAAGAACAGCACGTTCGGCAGCGTGATGCTGCAGAAGCTCGACGCCTTCGACAACTACCTGATGAGCCATTCGACGAACGTCTGCTACGTGGCGTTGCTCGTCGGGATGCGACTCGAACGCTACCTCATCCAAGAACGAAGCCTGCTCCAGCCGCGCGACGCCAAAGATTTACGCCATCTCGGCCTCGGCTGCTTGCTCCACGACATCGGCAAGATGCGCATTCCTTCCGAAATTTTGAACAAGCCCGGCAGATTGACGGCGGAAGAATACGAAATCATGAAGTCGCATCCGACCGTCGGCTATGAAATGCTGCATGGTCAGGCCCCTCCGGCCGCGGCGCAAGTCGTGTTGCATCATCATCAACGCTGGGACGGCAAGGGCTACCCCGAGCGAGTCGATCAGCGGACGGGCGAAAAGCTTCCGCCGATGGTCGGTCGGCAAGTTCCGATCTTCTGCCGCATCGCGACGATGGCCGACATCTACGACGCCGCGACCAGCAAGCGGATCTATAGCGACGCGAAACCGTCGGTCCAAGTGCTGCACGAAATGCGCACGGTCTGCCGCGGGGCGTTCGATCCGCTGGTCGAGCAAGCGTTTTACGAAGTGATTCCGCCGTTCCCGATCGGCCAAACCGTTTCGCTTTCCAACGGCATCGAAGCGGTCGTGGTCGACTTTAATCCGCGCCAACCGGTGAGCCCGAAAGTGCAGTGCATGCGCACTCCGACCGGCGAACGGTTCGCGAACCCGACGGAAGAGGAAATCGATCTCGCCCTCTATCCGGACATCGATATCGTCTCGGTCAACGGCGTCGACGTCAGGCCGTTCTTAGACATCCAACGAGCGCGTCCGATCAATCAGTTGGATCCGATGCTCGTCTGA
- a CDS encoding class I mannose-6-phosphate isomerase yields the protein MKITSPLRFRPVLKRALWGGRRLGEVLRKPIGAEADYAESWEIVDHGQDQSVVDAGPWVGRTLGELTANEGEYLLGRHHPQARFPLLFKFLDCREKLSVQVHPDDACAALLDPPDLGKTEAWTILDAVPGSLIYAGLKRGFDRAALAREVNRGTCDLTLHSFEPAKGECLFLPAGVVHAPGGGLLIAEIQQASNTTFRLFDWNRTDAAGRARQLHIDQALDSIDYDYGPALPQSPRPTDERQVERLVTCEQFILERLLLTDPYAIPADERFRILAVVSGAAMIGAETFAVGETCLVPASLGGVTIVPQGQAVVLSAFLP from the coding sequence ATGAAAATCACATCGCCACTTCGCTTTCGCCCGGTTCTCAAGCGCGCCTTGTGGGGCGGCCGACGGCTCGGGGAAGTCCTACGCAAACCGATCGGTGCGGAAGCGGACTATGCCGAAAGTTGGGAAATCGTCGACCATGGGCAAGATCAGAGCGTCGTCGACGCCGGGCCTTGGGTCGGTCGCACGCTCGGCGAACTGACCGCGAACGAAGGGGAATATCTTCTCGGACGCCATCACCCTCAAGCTCGCTTCCCGCTCTTGTTTAAGTTTCTCGATTGCCGCGAGAAGCTTTCCGTGCAGGTTCATCCGGACGATGCTTGCGCGGCGCTGCTCGATCCGCCCGACCTCGGCAAGACGGAAGCTTGGACGATCTTGGATGCCGTACCCGGTAGCTTGATCTATGCCGGATTGAAACGCGGCTTCGACCGTGCGGCACTCGCGCGGGAAGTGAACCGCGGAACCTGCGATCTCACGCTCCATTCCTTCGAGCCGGCCAAAGGAGAATGTCTGTTCTTGCCCGCCGGTGTCGTCCATGCGCCGGGCGGAGGGCTTCTTATCGCCGAGATTCAGCAAGCCAGCAACACGACGTTCCGCCTCTTCGACTGGAACCGCACCGATGCCGCCGGCCGCGCGCGCCAACTCCACATCGATCAAGCGCTCGATTCGATCGACTATGACTACGGGCCCGCTCTGCCGCAAAGTCCTCGCCCCACGGACGAGCGACAAGTCGAACGACTCGTGACTTGCGAGCAATTCATCTTGGAGCGGCTGTTGCTTACGGATCCGTATGCGATTCCGGCCGACGAGCGGTTTCGAATTCTCGCGGTCGTTTCCGGCGCTGCGATGATCGGCGCAGAAACGTTCGCCGTCGGGGAGACCTGCTTGGTTCCGGCGTCGCTCGGCGGCGTGACCATCGTGCCGCAAGGACAAGCCGTCGTCCTTTCGGCATTTCTTCCCTAG
- the hisC gene encoding histidinol-phosphate transaminase: MSFFRPAIDAMTPYVPGEQPREGSKVVKLNTNENPYPASAAVARAVQSVLERGLQRYPDPLGTAFRLQAGEVLGVPPDWILCGNGSDEILTLATRAFVGEGELLRLPYPSYILYKTLAQIQGARSEEVRFGADWSLGADFVAAAEGLKLAFLPNPNSPSGTVIPPAQVLELAERLPCPLLVDEAYVDFAQESCIELVKKSEKVLVSRTLSKSYALAGLRFGYVVAQPHIITGLRKIKDSYNCDALSLAAATAAVGDQAWLTANVAKIRASRARLTAAVRTLGFTAVDSEANFVWCTHPTRPLKPLYEHLKQNGILVRFMVYAGWGEGLRISVGTDEQIDICLTLLKEGLAKE, encoded by the coding sequence ATGTCTTTCTTCCGTCCCGCCATCGATGCGATGACCCCTTACGTTCCCGGCGAGCAGCCGCGCGAAGGATCGAAGGTCGTCAAGCTGAACACGAACGAGAATCCGTATCCCGCGAGTGCCGCGGTCGCTCGGGCCGTGCAGTCGGTCTTGGAGCGAGGGTTGCAGCGCTATCCCGACCCGCTCGGCACGGCGTTTCGTTTGCAGGCCGGCGAAGTGCTCGGCGTGCCGCCCGATTGGATTCTCTGCGGCAACGGCAGCGACGAAATTCTTACGCTCGCGACTCGCGCTTTCGTCGGCGAAGGAGAACTGCTCCGGTTGCCGTATCCGTCGTACATTCTCTACAAGACCCTCGCGCAGATTCAGGGAGCTCGTAGCGAAGAAGTTCGCTTCGGTGCCGATTGGTCGCTCGGCGCCGATTTCGTTGCCGCCGCCGAAGGGCTTAAGCTCGCCTTCTTGCCGAACCCGAACAGCCCGTCGGGCACGGTGATCCCGCCGGCGCAAGTGCTGGAACTTGCCGAGCGGCTGCCGTGTCCGCTGTTGGTCGATGAAGCGTATGTCGACTTCGCGCAAGAGAGCTGCATCGAACTAGTGAAGAAGTCCGAAAAGGTGCTCGTCTCGCGCACGCTCAGTAAGTCGTATGCGTTGGCAGGGCTGCGGTTCGGGTATGTCGTCGCGCAACCGCACATCATCACGGGCCTGCGAAAGATCAAAGATTCATACAACTGCGATGCTCTATCGCTCGCCGCCGCGACGGCAGCGGTCGGCGATCAAGCTTGGCTCACGGCGAACGTCGCGAAGATTCGTGCGTCGCGCGCACGGCTCACCGCGGCCGTTCGCACGCTCGGCTTTACGGCTGTCGACAGCGAAGCCAACTTCGTCTGGTGTACGCATCCGACACGACCGCTGAAGCCGCTCTACGAACATCTCAAACAAAACGGCATCCTCGTCCGCTTCATGGTCTATGCCGGTTGGGGCGAAGGGTTGCGCATCTCGGTCGGCACCGATGAACAAATCGATATTTGCTTGACGCTGTTGAAGGAAGGGCTTGCGAAAGAGTAG